In the Acomys russatus chromosome 11, mAcoRus1.1, whole genome shotgun sequence genome, one interval contains:
- the Chst10 gene encoding carbohydrate sulfotransferase 10, translating to MHQQWLLLAACFWVIFMFMVASKFITLTFKDPDGYGAKQDFVYLTTVPEAEKLRGGKQFPEDTKPTGKMLSDGRPDQPPVYLQRLELIRNACKEEALRNLSHTEVSKFVLDRIFVCDKHKILFCQTPKVGNTQWKKVLIVLNGAFPSIEEIPENVVHDHEKNGLPRLSSFSQTGIQKRLKTYFKFFIVRDPFERLISAFKDKFVHNPRFEPWYRHEIAPGIIKKYRKNRTETRGIQFEDFVRYLGDRNRRWLDLQFGDHIIHWVTYVELCAPCEIKYSVIGHHETLEKDAPYILKEAGIDHLVSYPTIPPGITVYNRTKVERYFLGISKRDIRRLYARFEGDFKLFGYQKPDFLLN from the exons GGTATGGTGCCAAACAGGACTTTGTGTACCTGACGACCGTGCCGGAAGCAGAGAAGCTTAGAGGAGGGAAGCAGTTTCCGGAGGATACGAAG CCAACGGGGAAGATGCTTTCGGACGGCCGCCCCGACCAGCCGCCCGTTTATCTGCAGCGGCTGGAGCTCATCAGAAATGCCTGCAAGGAGGAGGCTCTGCGCAACCTCTCACACACCGAGGTCTCGAAGTTTGTCCTTGATCGAATATTTGTCTGTGACAAGCACAAGATTCTTTTCTGTCAGACTCCCAAAGTGGGCAATACCCAGTGGAAGAAAGTGCTGATCGTCTTGAACG GAGCATTTCCTTCCATTGAAGAGATCCCTGAAAACGTGGTCCATGACCACGAGAAAAATGGCCTTCCACGACTCTCTTCCTTCAGCCAAACAGGAATTCAGAAGCG cttGAAAACATACTTCAAGTTTTTTATTGTAAGAGATCCCTTCGAAAGACTGATCTCTGCCTTTAAGGACAAGTTTGTTCACAATCCGCGCTTTGAGCCCTGGTACAGGCATGAGATAGCCCCTGGCATCATCAAGAAGTACAGGAAGAACCGGACTGAGACCCGCGGGATCCAGTTTGAAGACTTTGTGCGCTACCTGGGTGATCGGAACCGCAGATGGTTAGACCTTCAGTTCGGGGACCACATCATCCACTGGGTGACCTACGTAGAGCTCTGCGCACCCTGTGAGATAAAGTACAGTGTGATTGGACACCACGAGACCCTGGAGAAGGACGCCCCCTACATCCTGAAGGAGGCTGGCATAGACCACCTGGTGTCCTACCCCACCATCCCTCCAGGCATCACCGTGTACAACAGAACTAAGGTGGAACGCTACTTCCTGGGCATCAGCAAACGAGACATCCGGCGCCTGTACGCACGTTTTGAAGGGGACTTTAAGCTCTTTGGGTATCAGAAACCAGACTTTCTGCTAAATTAA